From Salvia splendens isolate huo1 chromosome 3, SspV2, whole genome shotgun sequence, a single genomic window includes:
- the LOC121793541 gene encoding transcription factor MYB106-like — translation MGRSPCCDKEGLKKGPWTPEEDQKLLAYVQQHGHGSWRALPPKAGLQRCGKSCRLRWTNYLRPDIKRGKFSLQEEQTIIQLHALLGNRWSAIASHLPKRTDNEIKNYWNTHLKKRLVKMGLDPATHKPKNHTLGCSQPKQIANLSHMAQWESARLEAEARIVRESKQLASNSLTSQLMNAASASASGLLSSRPPCLDILKVWQGTWMRSSRKDVAAASLFAANANLESPTSILNFADNAVGLISYGGPCTAAKDNGGYQEDQNKGIMGNSVELHDHITDPNCSTSYTVADSMRYPSFLDGFGHDDNIVFEDNKGNNYWSNILNVVNSPMGSPVF, via the exons atggGCCGGTCCCCATGCTGCGATAAGGAAGGCTTGAAGAAAGGGCCATGGACTCCCGAAGAAGATCAGAAGCTTCTCGCATATGTCCAACAACACGGCCATGGCAGCTGGCGCGCTCTCCCTCCTAAAGCCG ggCTGCAGAGGTGTGGGAAGAGCTGCAGATTGCGGTGGACGAACTATTTGAGGCCTGATATTAAGAGGGGCAAGTTCAGTTTACAAGAAGAGCAGACCATCATTCAGCTTCACGCCCTCCTAGGAAACAG GTGGTCAGCGATAGCGAGCCACTTGCCTAAAAGGACCGACAACGAAATCAAGAACTACTGGAACACTCATTTGAAGAAAAGACTAGTGAAAATGGGGCTCGACCCGGCCACGCATAAGCCCAAGAACCACACCCTCGGCTGCAGCCAGCCGAAGCAGATAGCCAACCTCAGCCACATGGCTCAGTGGGAGAGCGCTCGCCTTGAAGCCGAGGCGCGGATCGTTCGCGAGTCAAAACAACTTGCGTCCAACTCCTTGACCTCTCAATTGATGAACGctgcctccgcctccgcctctggCCTTCTGTCGTCGCGGCCGCCTTGCCTCGACATACTCAAAGTCTGGCAAGGCACGTGGATGAGGAGTTCGAGGAAGGACGTGGCGGCGGCGAGCCTCTTCGCCGCCAACGCCAACCTCGAGTCCCCCACGTCGATACTCAACTTCGCCGACAACGCCGTCGGATTGATCAGCTACGGCGGCCCATGCACGGCGGCGAAGGACAACGGCGGATATCAAGAGGATCAAAACAAGGGCATAATGGGGAATTCGGTTGAGCTGCATGATCATATCACAGACCCTAATTGCTCCACTTCATACACCGTGGCTGATTCGATGAGGTATCCGAGCTTCTTGGATGGCTTCGGACACGACGACAACATTGTGTTCGAAGATAATAAGGGTAACAACTACTGGAGCAATATTCTCAACGTCGTCAATTCGCCTATGGGTTCGCCCGTTTTCTAG
- the LOC121793544 gene encoding uncharacterized protein LOC121793544 — protein sequence MSPAAAAMETTAASRHIPTNLTALTAKLPPKKTQFLNFTSCNSTAKKITLFCSTKPNTNNQEATDETHPTSDSLPNSTIQSKSAPISSPQLSSSSSFSRGLIFDLGTNNSWDNLEIGSPVVKRYLGDEEERWYMWYHGRCSENPGFDSIGLAVSGNGIHWERGTEGVRSNADVGLVMSNSKDWWAFDTHGVRPSEVVVMSSAKVRTNSAVYWLYYTGFCSEDSPRSLPGLAMSQDGRHWARIEGEHHSGALIDVGADGEWDSTFVASPQVVFHGSGDLRMYYHSFDAETGAYGVGIARSRDGMRWMKLGRILGAGANGAFDEGGLVNPRVLRDRRDGKYVMVYEGVGGGDGERRSIGVAESLDGLKQWRKVGEGPVFEESGGSDGWDTEGVGSPCLVQMDEQWRLYYRGVGRGGRSGIGLAISQGSEVEKFERWTGFIL from the coding sequence ATGTCGCCTGCTGCAGCAGCCATGGAAACCACAGCAGCATCTCGTCACATACCAACTAACTTAACCGCATTAACCGCAAAATTGCCGCCCAAAAAAACCCAATTCCTCAATTTTACATCTTGCAATTCCACGGCTAAAAAGATAACCCTCTTCTGCTCCACAAAACCAAACACCAACAATCAAGAAGCCACAGACGAAACCCACCCCACTTCCGATTCACTCCCGAATTCAACAATCCAATCAAAATCCGCTCCCATTTCAAGCCCGCAACTTTCCTCAAGTTCATCCTTTTCGAGGGGCTTAATCTTCGATTTGGGCACCAATAATTCGTGGGATAATCTCGAAATCGGCTCTCCCGTCGTGAAGAGATACCTCGGCGACGAAGAGGAGCGCTGGTACATGTGGTACCACGGCCGGTGCAGCGAGAATCCCGGGTTCGATTCAATCGGATTAGCGGTCTCCGGCAACGGCATTCACTGGGAGAGAGGCACAGAAGGTGTTCGATCAAATGCCGATGTGGGGCTGGTCATGAGCAACAGTAAAGATTGGTGGGCGTTTGACACGCACGGAGTTAGGCCTTCAGAAGTCGTGGTGATGTCCAGCGCCAAAGTCAGAACTAACAGCGCCGTTTACTGGCTTTACTACACCGGATTCTGCTCCGAGGATTCCCCAAGGTCGTTGCCCGGATTAGCCATGAGCCAGGATGGGAGGCATTGGGCTCGGATCGAGGGGGAGCATCACAGTGGAGCTTTGATCGACGTGGGGGCGGATGGCGAGTGGGATTCGACCTTCGTCGCCTCCCCACAAGTGGTCTTCCATGGGAGTGGGGATCTTCGAATGTACTACCACTCCTTTGATGCGGAGACAGGGGCGTACGGAGTAGGCATTGCACGATCAAGGGATGGGATGAGGTGGATGAAGTTGGGGAGGATACTTGGTGCAGGGGCTAATGGGGCGTTTGATGAGGGTGGGTTGGTGAATCCCCGTGTGCTGAGGGACAGGAGAGACGGGAAGTACGTGATGGTGTATGAAGGGGTTGGCGGGGGGGATGGGGAGAGGCGCAGCATTGGGGTGGCAGAGTCTTTGGATGGATTGAAGCAGTGGAGGAAGGTAGGAGAAGGACCTGTTTTCGAGGAGTCGGGTGGCAGTGATGGGTGGGATACTGAGGGTGTTGGATCACCATGCTTGGTTCAAATGGATGAACAATGGAGATTGTATTACAGAGGGGTTGGGAGAGGTGGGAGGAGTGGGATTGGATTGGCTATTTCTCAAGGGAGTGAAGTGGAAAAGTTTGAGAGATGGACTGGATTCATTTTGTGA
- the LOC121796421 gene encoding phosphate transporter PHO1 homolog 10-like isoform X1: protein MKFGKDFKKHKVPEWTEAYVDYNELKHILHGIRSFRQNNPNLARASSKRFSLKNFNSSSLHEANIDSHDDIENQVIAVHTVLQGNSRKLYNTRLIVAPTEGEGNERNFFRKLDDELNKTNNFFKDKVEEMIREAASLKKQMETLVALRIKITNPSSQGSIPLKSVSSEISNLDPSKIIPPGKAESIGKMDRKPGGEMSCRNQQQPGSSGADLSFQEQQSDSRPVVDVLHRNNSTDREITDEHETTNLDILDRIKIQNTYDSPMETIKGVFTDTREKGLSYNKEELKEVEERIKTAFIEFYQKLCLLKHYSFMNISAFSKILKKYDKITSRLVARSYMKIVDDSYLGSSDEVINLMERVEAVFVKNFLNSNRQEGMKLLRPKQKIERHRITFCSGFFSGCSVALVVAVILLMEDRKLMHIKSATLYIEIIFPLYGFFAFTVLHMLVYAANIYFWRRYKINYPFIFGFRKGTELGYREVFLLSSGLGVMALVTFLVHLHVKMDSDTQHFETYIELLPLGLIIVVLAIMFCPFNFIYRSSRFYLIKCVFRCVCAPLYKVTLPDFFLADQLTSQVQAIRNFEYYVCFYGGGRQLARRLTRCSSDEVYNAFYFVIAVVPYWFRFLQCVRRLFEERESVHVYNGLRYFTTIVAVSIRTAFEFRKKTVWKVLALLSSAVAAIANTYWDIIIDWGLLQRQSKNPFLRDKLIIPHKNLYFVAIVLDIFLRFAWLQLVLILDVHSLHGKTVSTIFSCLEILRRGLWNFFRLENEHLNNVGKFRAFKSVPLPFTYYEDEDDNEKDEKDE from the exons ATGAAATTTGGGAAAGATTTCAAGAAACATAAGGTGCCGGAGTGGACAGAGGCATACGTCGACTACAACGAACTCAAACACATATTACACGGAATACGCAGTTTTAGGCAAAACAATCCGAATCTAGCAAGAGCTTCTTCGAAGAGATTCTCACTCAAGAACTTCAACAGTTCGAGTCTACATGAAGCCAATATCGACAGTCATGATGATATTGAGAACCAAGTTATAGCTGTTCATACTGTTCTACAAGGGAATTCCAGAAAGTTATATAACACCAGATTGATTGTGGCCCCAACAGAAGGAGAAGGTAATGAGAGAAATTTTTTCAGAAAACTCGATGATGAACTCAACAAGACGAACAACTTTTTTAAGGATAAGGTGGAAGAAATGATCAGAGAAGCTGCTTCACTAAAGAAGCAGATGGAGACATTGGTTGCACTAAGGATCAAAATAACTAATCCTAGCTCTCAGGGATCGATTCCACTGAAGTCCGTTTCTTCGGAGATCAGCAATTTGGATCCATCGAAGATTATACCTCCAGGCAAAGCTGAAAGTATTG GGAAAATGGATAGGAAACCTGGAGGTGAAATGAGTTGTAGAAATCAGCAGCAGCCTGGCTCTTCTG GAGCGGACTTGAGCTTTCAAGAGCAGCAATCTGATAGTCGTCCTGTGGTTGATGTCCTTCACAGAAATAATTCGACAGATAGGGAAATCACAGATGAACATGAAACAACTAATTTAGATATCCTTGATCGAATAAAGATTCAAAATACATATGATAGTCCAATGGAGACTATTAAAGGAGTCTTCACTGACACCAGGGAAAAAGGTCTAAGTTACAACAAGGAAGAACTGAAGGAGgttgaagaaagaataaagacTGCTTTTATTGAGTTCTATCAAAAGCTTTGTCTTCTAAAGCATTACAG TTTCATGAATATCTCCGCCTTTTCGAAGATCCTCAAGAAATATGATAAG ATAACCTCAAGGCTCGTTGCAAGATCGTACATGAAAATCGTGGATGACTCTTATCTTGGAAGCTCTGATGAG GTTATAAATCTGATGGAAAGAGTTGAGGCAGTCTTCGTTAAGAACTTCTTGAATTCCAACCGCCAGGAAGGAATGAAACTACTTAGACCCAAACAGAAGATTGAGAGGCATCGAATAACATTCTGTTCGG GTTTCTTTTCTGGTTGTTCTGTCGCCCTAGTTGTTGCTGTTATTCTACTTATGGAAGATAGAAAACTGATGCACATAAAGAGTGCAACCTTATACATAGAAATTATCTTCCCTCTCTATGG CTTCTTTGCGTTTACAGTGCTACACATGCTTGTATACGCTGCAAACATTTATTTTTGGAGGCGTTACAAAATCAACTATCCATTCATATTTGGGTTTAGGAAGGGGACTGAATTGGGCTACCGAGAAGTGTTTCTACTTAGCAGTGGTCTTGGCGTGATGGCTCTTGTTACTTTCCTAGTACACCTGCACGTAAAGATGGACTCAGATACTCAACATTTCGAAACATATATTGAACTTCTCCCTTTAGGCTTAATCATT GTTGTTCTAGCAATAATGTTTTGCCCCTTCAATTTCATTTATCGTTCAAGTCGTTTCTACCTGATAAAGTGTGTGTTTCGTTGTGTTTGTGCTCCTCTGTATAAG GTTACACTCCCAGACTTTTTCTTGGCTGACCAACTCACTAGCCAG GTACAGGCTATAAGGAACTTTGAGTATTACGTATGTTTCTACGGTGGTGGTAGACAATTAGCTCGAAGGTTGACAAGATGCAGCAGTGATGAAGTCTATAATGCTTTCTATTTTGTCATTGCAGTTGTACCATACTGGTTTCGCTTTCTTCAG TGTGTGCGCAGGTTGTTTGAAGAGAGAGAATCGGTTCACGTATACAACGGTCTAAGGTATTTCACGACGATTGTTGCTGTCTCAATCAGGACAGCGTTTGAATTCAGAAAGAAAACAGTATGGAAAGTGTTGGCATTGCTGAGCTCAGCAGTTGCTGCTATAGCCAACACATACTGGGATATCATTATCGACTGGGGGCTTCTGCAGAGGCAGTCCAAGAACCCGTTTCTCAGAGATAAACTCATCATCCCTCATAAAAACCTCTACTTTGTGGCAATA GTTTTGGATATTTTTCTCAGATTCGCTTGGCTGCAGCTTGTCTTGATTCTAGACGTGCATTCGCTACATGGGAAGACGGTGTCAACAATATTTTCATGCCTAGAAATTCTGCGGCGCGGGTTATGGAACTTCTTTAG GTTGGAGAATGAGCACTTGAATAATGTAGGGAAATTCCGAGCTTTCAAGTCAGTGCCACTCCCTTTTACTTACTATGAAGATGAGGATGataatgaaaaagatgaaaaagaCGAGTAG
- the LOC121796421 gene encoding phosphate transporter PHO1 homolog 10-like isoform X2 — translation MDRKPGGEMSCRNQQQPGSSGADLSFQEQQSDSRPVVDVLHRNNSTDREITDEHETTNLDILDRIKIQNTYDSPMETIKGVFTDTREKGLSYNKEELKEVEERIKTAFIEFYQKLCLLKHYSFMNISAFSKILKKYDKITSRLVARSYMKIVDDSYLGSSDEVINLMERVEAVFVKNFLNSNRQEGMKLLRPKQKIERHRITFCSGFFSGCSVALVVAVILLMEDRKLMHIKSATLYIEIIFPLYGFFAFTVLHMLVYAANIYFWRRYKINYPFIFGFRKGTELGYREVFLLSSGLGVMALVTFLVHLHVKMDSDTQHFETYIELLPLGLIIVVLAIMFCPFNFIYRSSRFYLIKCVFRCVCAPLYKVTLPDFFLADQLTSQVQAIRNFEYYVCFYGGGRQLARRLTRCSSDEVYNAFYFVIAVVPYWFRFLQCVRRLFEERESVHVYNGLRYFTTIVAVSIRTAFEFRKKTVWKVLALLSSAVAAIANTYWDIIIDWGLLQRQSKNPFLRDKLIIPHKNLYFVAIVLDIFLRFAWLQLVLILDVHSLHGKTVSTIFSCLEILRRGLWNFFRLENEHLNNVGKFRAFKSVPLPFTYYEDEDDNEKDEKDE, via the exons ATGGATAGGAAACCTGGAGGTGAAATGAGTTGTAGAAATCAGCAGCAGCCTGGCTCTTCTG GAGCGGACTTGAGCTTTCAAGAGCAGCAATCTGATAGTCGTCCTGTGGTTGATGTCCTTCACAGAAATAATTCGACAGATAGGGAAATCACAGATGAACATGAAACAACTAATTTAGATATCCTTGATCGAATAAAGATTCAAAATACATATGATAGTCCAATGGAGACTATTAAAGGAGTCTTCACTGACACCAGGGAAAAAGGTCTAAGTTACAACAAGGAAGAACTGAAGGAGgttgaagaaagaataaagacTGCTTTTATTGAGTTCTATCAAAAGCTTTGTCTTCTAAAGCATTACAG TTTCATGAATATCTCCGCCTTTTCGAAGATCCTCAAGAAATATGATAAG ATAACCTCAAGGCTCGTTGCAAGATCGTACATGAAAATCGTGGATGACTCTTATCTTGGAAGCTCTGATGAG GTTATAAATCTGATGGAAAGAGTTGAGGCAGTCTTCGTTAAGAACTTCTTGAATTCCAACCGCCAGGAAGGAATGAAACTACTTAGACCCAAACAGAAGATTGAGAGGCATCGAATAACATTCTGTTCGG GTTTCTTTTCTGGTTGTTCTGTCGCCCTAGTTGTTGCTGTTATTCTACTTATGGAAGATAGAAAACTGATGCACATAAAGAGTGCAACCTTATACATAGAAATTATCTTCCCTCTCTATGG CTTCTTTGCGTTTACAGTGCTACACATGCTTGTATACGCTGCAAACATTTATTTTTGGAGGCGTTACAAAATCAACTATCCATTCATATTTGGGTTTAGGAAGGGGACTGAATTGGGCTACCGAGAAGTGTTTCTACTTAGCAGTGGTCTTGGCGTGATGGCTCTTGTTACTTTCCTAGTACACCTGCACGTAAAGATGGACTCAGATACTCAACATTTCGAAACATATATTGAACTTCTCCCTTTAGGCTTAATCATT GTTGTTCTAGCAATAATGTTTTGCCCCTTCAATTTCATTTATCGTTCAAGTCGTTTCTACCTGATAAAGTGTGTGTTTCGTTGTGTTTGTGCTCCTCTGTATAAG GTTACACTCCCAGACTTTTTCTTGGCTGACCAACTCACTAGCCAG GTACAGGCTATAAGGAACTTTGAGTATTACGTATGTTTCTACGGTGGTGGTAGACAATTAGCTCGAAGGTTGACAAGATGCAGCAGTGATGAAGTCTATAATGCTTTCTATTTTGTCATTGCAGTTGTACCATACTGGTTTCGCTTTCTTCAG TGTGTGCGCAGGTTGTTTGAAGAGAGAGAATCGGTTCACGTATACAACGGTCTAAGGTATTTCACGACGATTGTTGCTGTCTCAATCAGGACAGCGTTTGAATTCAGAAAGAAAACAGTATGGAAAGTGTTGGCATTGCTGAGCTCAGCAGTTGCTGCTATAGCCAACACATACTGGGATATCATTATCGACTGGGGGCTTCTGCAGAGGCAGTCCAAGAACCCGTTTCTCAGAGATAAACTCATCATCCCTCATAAAAACCTCTACTTTGTGGCAATA GTTTTGGATATTTTTCTCAGATTCGCTTGGCTGCAGCTTGTCTTGATTCTAGACGTGCATTCGCTACATGGGAAGACGGTGTCAACAATATTTTCATGCCTAGAAATTCTGCGGCGCGGGTTATGGAACTTCTTTAG GTTGGAGAATGAGCACTTGAATAATGTAGGGAAATTCCGAGCTTTCAAGTCAGTGCCACTCCCTTTTACTTACTATGAAGATGAGGATGataatgaaaaagatgaaaaagaCGAGTAG